In a single window of the Manis pentadactyla isolate mManPen7 chromosome 14, mManPen7.hap1, whole genome shotgun sequence genome:
- the XIRP1 gene encoding xin actin-binding repeat-containing protein 1 isoform X1, with translation MSEAQMQVAPTPTIRMATTQDLPLPPPPAPEDLPLPPPKECFSKFHQQRQASELRRLYRHIHPELRRNLAEAVAEDLAEVLGSEEPTEGDVQCLRWIFENWRLDAIGDHERPFAKEPVPGGDVQGTSRKFEEGTFVHSTDQEPAGPEPHRGDVRATRWLFETKPLDELTGQEALEATVRGPEVSGDVQGARMLFETQPLDRLGSRPSLQEQSPLELRSEIQELKGDVKKTVKLFQTEPLCAIQDAEGAMHEVRAACREEIQSHAVRTARWLFETQPLDAINEDPSRVRVIRGISLEEGARPDVSATRWIFETQPLDAIRETVVDEKDFQPSPDLIPPGPDVQQQRHLFETRALDTLKGEEEAGAEAPPKEEVVPGNVHSTLWLFETKPLDTQRDEVQVGHLQCVGPRENLGLVHERPSSDGPSALSSSQGAPQGEGVKGDVKTFKSLFETLPLDSIGQGEVLAHMNVSRVEGTDSVGQSQDVGSPVYAMQDGKGHLHALTSVSREQVVGGDVQGYRWMFETQPLDKLSRSTSTVDVVRGITRQEMVAGDVGTARWLFETQPLEVIHQREQQERQEEEGKGQAGPQPEAPLKGDVQTIRWLFETCPMSELVEKQGSEVTDPTTKAKARSCTWMFTPQALDRPEGSREQHLQVSQIQAGERQTDGRVFETEPLWAPCQPCGRGPVRHCSRVEIPSGQVSRQKEVFQALEASKMEGPGSREIPEPISAGSVHKFTWLFENCPMGSLAAESIRGGNLQEEQPMGPSSNGVREKPETAAKGTLWTLHATPGILHHGGILMEARGPGELCLAKYVLPGPGQGAPCIQKEELMSGELPRIVRQVLRRPDVDQQGLLVQEDPAGQLRLKPLRLPAPSSSGNVEDMDPEFQQLLACGLGTSIARTGLVMQETEQGMVALTAYSLQPRPAGRAPERSSVQLLASCIDKGDLSGLHSLRWEPPSDPSPVPASEGAQKLPPTESIIHVPPLDPSMGMGHLRGPGVTPSPTQAIGKAVSLTKEDSCTGQKGMAALQKSGTTLLPGPRAPDLGVTKQSLQMATAEAQNLNQQVLKKHWQGLSLRATSMPFQEGRLQAPIKAAVATQSNTGPIVGGDPKIPAASRKVSGEQKALSGGLPGGWVTIQDGIYTARPVRTFDPPRGVQPSEGGRSPRGRETTVSAQAPSPLQEVPGQGLQPGWEEPRGPEQVTAGVGPRGLQATETTLKPALLAHQTPASGPQAAGACRHSHNACVPPPPPLPAAVTGPDFPAQACHAEDTIRQVSEPLQDPLLHSHSSPAGQRTPEESQTKTLKLEPTLPSKKKPQLPPKPAHLSQIPPPQRLPRPLAPSLNSSKVRQGEYTQGETDAAIPRPAKVPTIPGLGHISLAGHPGGQSQPSPQDGPECSKSQPAGRRAQSPKPPTLSALSSDPTSSQQRSPPGDKPTEVSQQGAPEGCQQRLQGLLSQGQTPEKEAASSVDVGALRRLFEAMPQLGVTPQPPAAPSKPEPSVEQAFGELTKVSTEVARLKEQTLARLLDIEEAVHKALSSMSSLQPEVSTRGHSQGPIKDHSSCKVSVMDSSRSRPNCSGQEVRGQTKVKSQTEVTCYTEVQSQAKVRNHTEFRGQAASTTPSTRRLGTLREKPTFPQVCLPAESPSSPTFISIQSAPRKLLEAPSPRVSPNISAKSTHWAQDVSQALIHQKGVQDKAGKKATQCSRQPEPAPVSAGALPTGRQRSTLELQTRTLTEQDEEVGQCGSTVMASCSEVTEGAELPRDPGPHLGLHASPLLQQFLHSPTGLKGGQAAAGVACVPGGHSQSAAQ, from the coding sequence ATGTCTGAGGCCCAGATGCAGGTGGCCCCCACACCAACCATCCGGATGGCGACTACACAGgacctgcccctccctccacccccggCCCCGGAGGACCTGCCCCTGCCACCACCCAAGGAGTGCTTCTCCAAGTTCCACCAGCAGCGGCAAGCGAGCGAGCTCCGCCGCCTCTACAGGCACATCCACCCCGAGCTCCGCAGGAATCTGGCTGAGGCCGTGGCTGAAGACCTGGCTGAGGTTCTGGGTTCAGAGGAGCCCACCGAGGGTGACGTCCAGTGCCTGCGCTGGATTTTTGAGAACTGGCGGCTGGATGCCATTGGGGACCATGAGAGGCCATTTGCCAAGGAGCCTGTGCCTGGCGGTGATGTCCAGGGCACCTCCCGCAAGTTTGAGGAAGGCACCTTTGTCCACAGCACAGACCAGGAGCCAGCCGGACCAGAGCCACACAGGGGGGACGTCCGTGCCACCCGCTGGCTGTTTGAGACAAAGCCGCTGGATGAGCTGACGGGCCAGGAGGCTCTGGAGGCTACCGTGAGGGGGCCTGAGGTCAGTGGGGACGTCCAGGGCGCCAGGATGCTCTTTGAGACCCAGCCACTGGACCGCCTAGGCTCCCGCCCCTCCCTCCAAGAGCAGAGCCCCTTGGAGCTGCGCTCAGAGATCCAGGAGCTGAAGGGTGATGTGAAGAAGACAGTGAAACTGTTCCAGACGGAGCCGCTCTGTGCCATCCAGGATGCAGAGGGTGCCATGCACGAGGTCAGGGCTGCGTGCAGGGAGGAGATCCAAAGCCACGCAGTGAGGACCGCCCGCTGGCTCTTCGAGACCCAACCGCTGGATGCCATCAACGAGGACCCCAGCCGGGTGCGGGTGATCCGGGGGATCTCCCTGGAGGAGGGGGCCCGGCCCGATGTCAGTGCAACCCGCTGGATCTTTGAGACACAGCCACTGGATGCCATCCGGGAGACTGTGGTGGACGAGAAGGACTTCCAGCCTTCCCCAGACCTTATTCCTCCTGGTCCGGATGTCCAGCAGCAGCGGCATCTGTTTGAGACCCGAGCTCTAGACACTCTAAAGGGGGAAGAGGAGGCAGGGGCAGAGGCCCCACCCAAAGAGGAAGTAGTCCCTGGCAATGTCCACTCTACCCTGTGGCTCTTTGAGACGAAGCCCCTGGACACCCAAAGAGATGAGGTCCAAGTGGGTCACCTGCAATGTGTGGGTCCCCGGGAGAACTTGGGGCTCGTGCACGAGCGTCCATCCAGTGATGGCCCCTCAGCACTGTCCAGCTCCCAGGGTGCCCCCCAGGGGGAGGGGGTGAAGGGTGATGTGAAGACCTTCAAGAGCCTTTTTGAGACCCTTCCTCTGGACAGCATTGGGCAGGGTGAGGTTCTGGCTCACATGAATGTGAGCAGAGTGGAAGGCACTGATTCTGTGGGGCAGTCCCAGGACGTGGGGTCCCCAGTGTATGCCATGCAGGATGGCAAAGGCCACCTCCATGCCCTGACTTCTGTCAGCAGGGAGCAGGTAGTTGGAGGTGACGTGCAGGGCTACAGATGGATGTTTGAGACACAGCCCCTAGACAAACTGAGCAGAAGCACCAGTACCGTCGATGTTGTGCGGGGCATCACCCGGCAGGAAATGGTGGCTGGGGACGTGGGCACTGCCCGGTGGCTCTTTGAGACCCAGCCCCTGGAGGTAATCCACCAGCGGGAGCAGCAGGAACggcaggaagaagagggaaagggTCAGGCAGGCCCCCAGCCTGAGGCACCTCTGAAGGGTGATGTGCAGACAATCCGGTGGTTGTTTGAGACATGCCCAATGAGTGAGTTGGTGGAAAAGCAGGGCTCAGAGGTCACAGATCCCACAACTAAGGCCAAGGCACGGTCCTGCACCTGGATGTTCACACCCCAAGCCCTGGACAGGCCTGAAGGCTCCAGGGAACAGCACCTGCAGGTTAGCCAGATCCAGGCTGGGGAAAGACAGACTGATGGAAGAGTCTTTGAGACTGAGCCTCTGTGGGCCCCATGCCAGCCCTGTGGAAGAGGGCCTGTACGACACTGCAGCAGAGTGGAGATCCCTTCCGGGCAGGTGTCTCGTCAAAAAGAGGTTTTCCAAGCCCTGGAGGCAAGCAAGATGGAAGGGCCAGGGTCCAGGGAAATCCCTGAGCCCATCTCTGCGGGCTCTGTGCACAAGTTCACCTGGCTCTTTGAGAATTGTCCCATGGGCTCCCTGGCAGCTGAAAGCATCCGAGGGGGCAACCTCCAGGAAGAACAGCCCATGGGGCCCTCCAGCAATGGGGTGCGGGAGAAGCCGGAGACTGCAGCCAAGGGGACCCTGTGGACTCTGCATGCCACACCTGGCATCCTGCACCATGGAGGCATCCTCATGGAGGCCCGAGGGCCTGGGGAGCTGTGCCTTGCCAAGTATGTGCTCCCAGGTCCAGGGCAGGGGGCGCCCTGCATACAGAAGGAGGAGCTGATGTCTGGTGAACTTCCCCGGATTGTCCGCCAAGTGTTGCGCCGGCCAGACGTGGACCAGCAGGGGTTGCTGGTTCAGGAGGACCCAGCGGGCCAGCTCCGGCTCAAGCCACTGAGGCTGCCAGCTCCCAGCAGCAGTGGGAATGTTGAGGACATGGATCCTGAGTTCCAGCAGTTGCTGGCTTGTGGCCTGGGGACTTCCATAGCAAGGACTGGGCTGGTGATGCAGGAGACAGAGCAGGGCATGGTCGCACTGACCGCCTACTCCTTGCAGCCCCGGCCAGCTGGCAGGGCCCCTGAGAGGAGTAGTGTGCAGTTGCTGGCCAGCTGCATAGACAAAGGAGACCTGAGTGGCCTGCACAGTCTGCGGTGGGAGCCTCCGTCTGATCCAAGTCCAGTGCCAGCCAGCGAAGGGGCCCAGAAGCTGCCTCCAACTGAGAGCATCATCCATGTTCCCCCCCTGGACCCCAGCATGGGGATGGGGCATCTGAGAGGCCCGGGAGTCACCCCTTCCCCCACACAGGCCATTGGAAAGGCAGTCTCTCTAACTAAGGAAGACAGTTGCACTGGGCAGAAAGGGATGGCAGCTTTGCAAAAGTCAGGAACGACTTTACTCCCCGGGCCCAGGGCCCCAGACCTTGGGGTCACCAAGCAGAGTCTGCAGATGGCAACAGCTGAAGCCCAAAACCTGAACCAGCAGGTCCTGAAAAAGCACTGGCAAGGTCTCAGCCTGAGAGCCACTTCCATGCCCTTCCAGGAGGGTCGTCTGCAAGCACCCATCAAGGCTGCTGTGGCTACCCAGAGCAACACTGGCCCTATAGTTGGAGGTGACCCCAAGATCCCAGCAGCCTCCAGAAAGGTCAGTGGGGAACAGAAAGCACTGTCTGGAGGACTACCTGGGGGGTGGGTGACCATTCAGGATGGCATCTACACTGCTCGCCCCGTGAGGACCTTTGACCCACCTAGGGGTGTCCAGCCTTCTGAGGGGGGACGCTCACCAAGGGGCAGGGAGACCACCGTCTCAGCCCAGGCTCCAAGCCCACTCCAGGAAGTTCCAGGCCAGGGTCTCCAGCCTGGCTGGGAGGAGCCTAGGGGTCCAGAGCAGGTGACAGCAGGAGTTGGCCCTCGGGGCCTCCAAGCCACCGAGACCACACTGAAGCCTGCCCTGCTAGCCCACCAGACTCCGGCCTCTGGGCCTCAGGCTGCAGGTGCCTGCCGGCACTCCCATAATGcctgtgttcctcctcctcctcctctcccagctGCTGTGACAGGACCTGACTTCCCAGCCCAAGCCTGCCATGCTGAAGACACCATCAGGCAGGTCTCCGAGCCCCTGCAGGACCCCCTTCTCCactcccacagcagccctgctggCCAGAGAACCCCTGAGGAATCACAGACAAAGACCCTGAAACTGGAGCCCACCCTTCCCTCAAAGAAGAAGCCTCAGCTGCCCCCCAAACCTGCACACCTAAGCCAGATTCCCCCTCCTCAGAGGCTGCCCAGGCCCTTGGCTCCATCTCTCAACTCCTCCAAGGTGAGGCAAGGAGAGTACACACAAGGTGAGACAGATGCAGCCATTCCTCGGCCGGCCAAGGTCCCCACCATTCCAGGCCTGGGACACATATCTCTGGCTGGGCATCCTGGGGGTCAGAGCCAGCCCAGCCCCCAAGATGGCCCTGAGTGCAGCAAGAGTCAACCTGCAGGCAGAAGGGCCCAGAGCCCTAAGCCTCCCACGCTCTCGGCTCTCAGCAGTGACCCCACCTCATCCCAGCAGAGAAGCCCCCCAGGAGACAAGCCCACAGAAGTTTCCCAGCAAGGCGCCCCTGAGGGATGCCAGCAACGGCTGCAGGGCCTCCTGAGCCAGGGGCAAACCCCAGAGAAGGAGGCTGCAAGCAGTGTGGACGTAGGGGCACTGCGGAGGCTCTTTGAGGCTATGCCCCAGCTGGGAGTGACCCCTCAGCCTCCTGCTGCCCCCAGCAAGCCCGAGCCCTCGGTGGAGCAGGCCTTTGGGGAGCTGACAAAGGTTAGCACGGAGGTGGCCCGGCTGAAGGAACAGACCCTGGCCAGGCTGCTGGACATTGAGGAGGCTGTGCACAAGGCCCTCAGCTCCATGTCCAGCCTGCAGCCAGAGGTTAGCACCAGGGGCCATTCGCAAGGACCTATAAAGGACCACAGTTCCTGCAAGGTCAGTGTCATGGACAGCAGTAGATCCAGGCCCAACTGCTCAGGCCAGGAGGTCAGAGGTCAAACCAAAGTCAAGAGCCAAACTGAGGTTACATGCTATACTGAGGTCCAGAGCCAAGCCAAGGTCAGAAACCACACAGAGTTCAGAGGTCAAGCAGCTTCCACCACCCCTTCCACTAGGAGGCTAGGGACATTAAGAGAAAAGCCAACCTTTCCTCAGGTCTGCCTCCCAGCAGAGTCACCCTCCTCCCCAACCTTCATCTCCATCCAGTCAGCCCCAAGGAAGCTTCTAGAGGCTCCCAGCCCCAGGGTCAGCCCCAATATCTCAGCAAAAAGCACACACTGGGCCCAGGATGTGAGCCAGGCCCTGATCCACCAGAAAGGTGTCCAGGACAAGGCTGGGAAGAAGGccacccagtgctctaggcaGCCGGAGCCCGCCCCAGTCTCAGCCGGCGCCCTGCCCACGGGGCGGCAGAGGAGCACTCTGGAGCTGCAGACAAGGACCCTGACAGAGCAGGATGAGGAGGTGGGCCAGTGTGGGAGCACAGTAATGGCATCCTGCTCTGAGGTCACTGAGGGAGCAGAGCTGCCCAGGGAcccaggcccccaccttgggcTCCATGCCTCCCCCTTGCTCCAGCAGTTCCTGCACAGTCCAACGGGGCTCAAAGGGGGCCAGGCAGCGGCTGGGGTGGCATGTGTGCCCGGTGGCCACTCTCAGTCAGCAGCCCAGTGA
- the XIRP1 gene encoding xin actin-binding repeat-containing protein 1 isoform X2, whose protein sequence is MSEAQMQVAPTPTIRMATTQDLPLPPPPAPEDLPLPPPKECFSKFHQQRQASELRRLYRHIHPELRRNLAEAVAEDLAEVLGSEEPTEGDVQCLRWIFENWRLDAIGDHERPFAKEPVPGGDVQGTSRKFEEGTFVHSTDQEPAGPEPHRGDVRATRWLFETKPLDELTGQEALEATVRGPEVSGDVQGARMLFETQPLDRLGSRPSLQEQSPLELRSEIQELKGDVKKTVKLFQTEPLCAIQDAEGAMHEVRAACREEIQSHAVRTARWLFETQPLDAINEDPSRVRVIRGISLEEGARPDVSATRWIFETQPLDAIRETVVDEKDFQPSPDLIPPGPDVQQQRHLFETRALDTLKGEEEAGAEAPPKEEVVPGNVHSTLWLFETKPLDTQRDEVQVGHLQCVGPRENLGLVHERPSSDGPSALSSSQGAPQGEGVKGDVKTFKSLFETLPLDSIGQGEVLAHMNVSRVEGTDSVGQSQDVGSPVYAMQDGKGHLHALTSVSREQVVGGDVQGYRWMFETQPLDKLSRSTSTVDVVRGITRQEMVAGDVGTARWLFETQPLEVIHQREQQERQEEEGKGQAGPQPEAPLKGDVQTIRWLFETCPMSELVEKQGSEVTDPTTKAKARSCTWMFTPQALDRPEGSREQHLQVSQIQAGERQTDGRVFETEPLWAPCQPCGRGPVRHCSRVEIPSGQVSRQKEVFQALEASKMEGPGSREIPEPISAGSVHKFTWLFENCPMGSLAAESIRGGNLQEEQPMGPSSNGVREKPETAAKGTLWTLHATPGILHHGGILMEARGPGELCLAKYVLPGPGQGAPCIQKEELMSGELPRIVRQVLRRPDVDQQGLLVQEDPAGQLRLKPLRLPAPSSSGNVEDMDPEFQQLLACGLGTSIARTGLVMQETEQGMVALTAYSLQPRPAGRAPERSSVQLLASCIDKGDLSGLHSLRWEPPSDPSPVPASEGAQKLPPTESIIHVPPLDPSMGMGHLRGPGVTPSPTQAIGKAVSLTKEDSCTGQKGMAALQKSGTTLLPGPRAPDLGVTKQSLQMATAEAQNLNQQVLKKHWQGLSLRATSMPFQEGRLQAPIKAAVATQSNTGPIVGGDPKIPAASRKLL, encoded by the exons ATGTCTGAGGCCCAGATGCAGGTGGCCCCCACACCAACCATCCGGATGGCGACTACACAGgacctgcccctccctccacccccggCCCCGGAGGACCTGCCCCTGCCACCACCCAAGGAGTGCTTCTCCAAGTTCCACCAGCAGCGGCAAGCGAGCGAGCTCCGCCGCCTCTACAGGCACATCCACCCCGAGCTCCGCAGGAATCTGGCTGAGGCCGTGGCTGAAGACCTGGCTGAGGTTCTGGGTTCAGAGGAGCCCACCGAGGGTGACGTCCAGTGCCTGCGCTGGATTTTTGAGAACTGGCGGCTGGATGCCATTGGGGACCATGAGAGGCCATTTGCCAAGGAGCCTGTGCCTGGCGGTGATGTCCAGGGCACCTCCCGCAAGTTTGAGGAAGGCACCTTTGTCCACAGCACAGACCAGGAGCCAGCCGGACCAGAGCCACACAGGGGGGACGTCCGTGCCACCCGCTGGCTGTTTGAGACAAAGCCGCTGGATGAGCTGACGGGCCAGGAGGCTCTGGAGGCTACCGTGAGGGGGCCTGAGGTCAGTGGGGACGTCCAGGGCGCCAGGATGCTCTTTGAGACCCAGCCACTGGACCGCCTAGGCTCCCGCCCCTCCCTCCAAGAGCAGAGCCCCTTGGAGCTGCGCTCAGAGATCCAGGAGCTGAAGGGTGATGTGAAGAAGACAGTGAAACTGTTCCAGACGGAGCCGCTCTGTGCCATCCAGGATGCAGAGGGTGCCATGCACGAGGTCAGGGCTGCGTGCAGGGAGGAGATCCAAAGCCACGCAGTGAGGACCGCCCGCTGGCTCTTCGAGACCCAACCGCTGGATGCCATCAACGAGGACCCCAGCCGGGTGCGGGTGATCCGGGGGATCTCCCTGGAGGAGGGGGCCCGGCCCGATGTCAGTGCAACCCGCTGGATCTTTGAGACACAGCCACTGGATGCCATCCGGGAGACTGTGGTGGACGAGAAGGACTTCCAGCCTTCCCCAGACCTTATTCCTCCTGGTCCGGATGTCCAGCAGCAGCGGCATCTGTTTGAGACCCGAGCTCTAGACACTCTAAAGGGGGAAGAGGAGGCAGGGGCAGAGGCCCCACCCAAAGAGGAAGTAGTCCCTGGCAATGTCCACTCTACCCTGTGGCTCTTTGAGACGAAGCCCCTGGACACCCAAAGAGATGAGGTCCAAGTGGGTCACCTGCAATGTGTGGGTCCCCGGGAGAACTTGGGGCTCGTGCACGAGCGTCCATCCAGTGATGGCCCCTCAGCACTGTCCAGCTCCCAGGGTGCCCCCCAGGGGGAGGGGGTGAAGGGTGATGTGAAGACCTTCAAGAGCCTTTTTGAGACCCTTCCTCTGGACAGCATTGGGCAGGGTGAGGTTCTGGCTCACATGAATGTGAGCAGAGTGGAAGGCACTGATTCTGTGGGGCAGTCCCAGGACGTGGGGTCCCCAGTGTATGCCATGCAGGATGGCAAAGGCCACCTCCATGCCCTGACTTCTGTCAGCAGGGAGCAGGTAGTTGGAGGTGACGTGCAGGGCTACAGATGGATGTTTGAGACACAGCCCCTAGACAAACTGAGCAGAAGCACCAGTACCGTCGATGTTGTGCGGGGCATCACCCGGCAGGAAATGGTGGCTGGGGACGTGGGCACTGCCCGGTGGCTCTTTGAGACCCAGCCCCTGGAGGTAATCCACCAGCGGGAGCAGCAGGAACggcaggaagaagagggaaagggTCAGGCAGGCCCCCAGCCTGAGGCACCTCTGAAGGGTGATGTGCAGACAATCCGGTGGTTGTTTGAGACATGCCCAATGAGTGAGTTGGTGGAAAAGCAGGGCTCAGAGGTCACAGATCCCACAACTAAGGCCAAGGCACGGTCCTGCACCTGGATGTTCACACCCCAAGCCCTGGACAGGCCTGAAGGCTCCAGGGAACAGCACCTGCAGGTTAGCCAGATCCAGGCTGGGGAAAGACAGACTGATGGAAGAGTCTTTGAGACTGAGCCTCTGTGGGCCCCATGCCAGCCCTGTGGAAGAGGGCCTGTACGACACTGCAGCAGAGTGGAGATCCCTTCCGGGCAGGTGTCTCGTCAAAAAGAGGTTTTCCAAGCCCTGGAGGCAAGCAAGATGGAAGGGCCAGGGTCCAGGGAAATCCCTGAGCCCATCTCTGCGGGCTCTGTGCACAAGTTCACCTGGCTCTTTGAGAATTGTCCCATGGGCTCCCTGGCAGCTGAAAGCATCCGAGGGGGCAACCTCCAGGAAGAACAGCCCATGGGGCCCTCCAGCAATGGGGTGCGGGAGAAGCCGGAGACTGCAGCCAAGGGGACCCTGTGGACTCTGCATGCCACACCTGGCATCCTGCACCATGGAGGCATCCTCATGGAGGCCCGAGGGCCTGGGGAGCTGTGCCTTGCCAAGTATGTGCTCCCAGGTCCAGGGCAGGGGGCGCCCTGCATACAGAAGGAGGAGCTGATGTCTGGTGAACTTCCCCGGATTGTCCGCCAAGTGTTGCGCCGGCCAGACGTGGACCAGCAGGGGTTGCTGGTTCAGGAGGACCCAGCGGGCCAGCTCCGGCTCAAGCCACTGAGGCTGCCAGCTCCCAGCAGCAGTGGGAATGTTGAGGACATGGATCCTGAGTTCCAGCAGTTGCTGGCTTGTGGCCTGGGGACTTCCATAGCAAGGACTGGGCTGGTGATGCAGGAGACAGAGCAGGGCATGGTCGCACTGACCGCCTACTCCTTGCAGCCCCGGCCAGCTGGCAGGGCCCCTGAGAGGAGTAGTGTGCAGTTGCTGGCCAGCTGCATAGACAAAGGAGACCTGAGTGGCCTGCACAGTCTGCGGTGGGAGCCTCCGTCTGATCCAAGTCCAGTGCCAGCCAGCGAAGGGGCCCAGAAGCTGCCTCCAACTGAGAGCATCATCCATGTTCCCCCCCTGGACCCCAGCATGGGGATGGGGCATCTGAGAGGCCCGGGAGTCACCCCTTCCCCCACACAGGCCATTGGAAAGGCAGTCTCTCTAACTAAGGAAGACAGTTGCACTGGGCAGAAAGGGATGGCAGCTTTGCAAAAGTCAGGAACGACTTTACTCCCCGGGCCCAGGGCCCCAGACCTTGGGGTCACCAAGCAGAGTCTGCAGATGGCAACAGCTGAAGCCCAAAACCTGAACCAGCAGGTCCTGAAAAAGCACTGGCAAGGTCTCAGCCTGAGAGCCACTTCCATGCCCTTCCAGGAGGGTCGTCTGCAAGCACCCATCAAGGCTGCTGTGGCTACCCAGAGCAACACTGGCCCTATAGTTGGAGGTGACCCCAAGATCCCAGCAGCCTCCAGAAAG ctGCTGTGA